A genomic region of Rhizobium sp. NXC24 contains the following coding sequences:
- a CDS encoding DEAD/DEAH box helicase: protein MTTFADLGLSQKVLSAVTDAGYTTPTPIQAGAIPFALQRRDICGIAQTGTGKTASFVLPMLTLLEKGRARARMPRTLILEPTRELAAQVAENFEKYGKNHRLNIALLIGGVSFEDQDRKLERGADVLICTPGRLLDHFERGKLLMSAVEIFVIDEADRMLDMGFIPDIERIAKLIPFTRQTLFFSATMPGEIQKLADRFLQNPERVEVAKPASTAKTVTQRFVASHGKDYEKRATLRDLIRSQTDLKNAIIFCNRKKDVADLFRSLERHGFSVGALHGDMDQRSRTTMLQNFRDGNIQLLVASDVAARGLDLPDVGHVFNFDVPIHSEDYVHRIGRTGRAGRSGSAFTIVTKRDTKHADAIEKLIGEDVEWLNGDLSSLPPVEESRDDDRSSRRRDSKSRGRDRDRGRGGRSASSHKSDIDVEDNSVEVIEAAAPAKAESVRNERKSENSNKSHNGSRNNHRPFPAANDDNRERRNRYRDQDDGPTPVGFGDDIPAFMLIVANAKG from the coding sequence TTGACAACATTTGCTGACCTTGGCCTGAGCCAAAAAGTCCTATCCGCGGTAACTGACGCGGGCTACACCACACCGACTCCGATCCAAGCCGGCGCAATTCCGTTTGCGCTGCAGCGTCGCGATATCTGCGGGATCGCCCAGACGGGTACCGGCAAGACCGCCTCCTTCGTTCTGCCGATGCTAACGCTCCTCGAAAAGGGTCGTGCCCGCGCGCGCATGCCGCGCACGCTGATCCTAGAGCCGACGCGCGAACTCGCCGCACAGGTCGCGGAGAATTTCGAGAAGTACGGCAAGAACCATCGCCTGAACATCGCCCTGCTGATCGGTGGCGTTTCTTTCGAAGACCAGGATCGCAAGCTGGAGCGCGGCGCCGATGTGCTGATCTGCACGCCCGGCCGCCTGCTCGACCATTTCGAGCGCGGCAAGCTGCTGATGAGCGCCGTCGAAATCTTCGTCATCGATGAAGCCGACCGTATGCTCGACATGGGCTTCATTCCCGATATCGAGCGCATCGCCAAGCTCATTCCTTTCACGCGCCAGACGCTGTTCTTCTCGGCCACCATGCCGGGCGAAATCCAGAAGCTGGCAGATCGCTTCCTGCAAAATCCGGAACGTGTCGAAGTCGCCAAGCCCGCTTCGACGGCAAAGACCGTCACGCAGCGTTTCGTCGCTTCGCATGGCAAGGATTATGAGAAGCGCGCGACGTTGCGCGATCTCATCCGCTCCCAGACCGATTTGAAGAACGCCATCATCTTCTGCAACCGCAAGAAAGATGTCGCGGATCTCTTCCGCTCGCTGGAACGCCATGGCTTCTCGGTCGGCGCGCTGCACGGCGATATGGATCAACGCTCGCGCACGACCATGCTGCAGAACTTCCGCGACGGCAATATCCAGCTTCTAGTCGCTTCCGACGTTGCGGCACGCGGCCTCGATCTTCCCGATGTCGGCCACGTCTTCAATTTCGATGTGCCGATCCATTCGGAAGATTATGTCCACCGCATCGGCCGCACCGGCCGTGCCGGTCGCTCGGGTTCCGCCTTCACCATCGTGACGAAGCGCGATACCAAGCATGCCGATGCGATCGAAAAGCTGATCGGCGAAGATGTCGAATGGCTGAACGGCGACCTGTCGTCGTTGCCCCCGGTCGAAGAAAGCCGGGACGACGATCGTTCTTCCCGTCGCCGTGACTCTAAAAGCAGAGGCCGCGACCGGGATCGTGGCCGCGGAGGCCGGAGCGCCTCGAGTCATAAATCTGATATCGACGTCGAGGATAATAGCGTCGAAGTGATCGAAGCAGCAGCACCAGCAAAGGCCGAAAGCGTGAGAAACGAGCGCAAGTCTGAGAACAGCAACAAGTCCCACAACGGTTCTCGCAACAATCACCGGCCCTTCCCTGCTGCCAACGACGACAACCGCGAGCGTCGCAATCGCTATCGCGATCAGGACGACGGCCCGACCCCGGTCGGCTTCGGCGACGATATCCCCGCCTTCATGCTGATTGTTGCCAACGCCAAGGGCTGA
- a CDS encoding NUDIX domain-containing protein — MGKPGIDFPGLGTGLAILRDGKLLLYKRLKAPEAGLWSIVGGKVDHMEPAARAAVREAEEESGLSIGKIDYLCTTEVIIEADRQHWISLIYICRDFSGEPRLMEPDKLSDFGWFGRNELPTQLSDFAKATIAHLSEDDFR; from the coding sequence ATGGGGAAGCCCGGCATCGATTTCCCAGGATTAGGAACCGGTCTCGCAATTTTGCGAGACGGAAAGCTGTTGCTCTATAAGCGCCTGAAGGCGCCCGAAGCCGGCTTATGGAGCATCGTCGGCGGCAAGGTCGATCATATGGAGCCTGCCGCCAGGGCCGCCGTCCGCGAAGCGGAAGAGGAAAGCGGTCTCTCCATCGGCAAGATCGACTATCTCTGCACGACAGAAGTCATCATCGAGGCCGACCGCCAGCACTGGATCTCACTGATCTATATCTGCAGGGACTTTTCCGGCGAGCCTCGCCTGATGGAGCCCGACAAGCTCTCCGATTTCGGCTGGTTTGGCCGTAACGAATTGCCGACTCAACTTTCCGATTTCGCCAAGGCAACCATCGCCCATTTGAGCGAAGACGATTTTCGCTGA
- a CDS encoding TfoX/Sxy family protein, with translation MDNIEIEEMFQALGPVTIKRMFGGKGVYHMGRIVAVEVSDEMLLKADEISAPEFEAAGARRWAYEGKKGKPVNMPYWSIPDDAFDDPDIMARWVRLAYEAAVRAEK, from the coding sequence ATGGATAATATCGAGATCGAGGAGATGTTCCAGGCGCTTGGGCCGGTGACGATCAAGCGCATGTTCGGCGGCAAGGGCGTCTACCACATGGGCCGTATCGTCGCCGTCGAAGTAAGCGACGAGATGCTGCTGAAAGCTGACGAAATCAGCGCTCCGGAATTCGAGGCAGCCGGCGCCCGGCGCTGGGCCTATGAAGGCAAGAAAGGCAAACCCGTCAACATGCCCTATTGGTCGATCCCGGACGATGCGTTCGACGATCCGGACATCATGGCGCGCTGGGTGAGACTGGCTTACGAGGCGGCGGTGCGGGCGGAGAAATAG